The genomic segment GTAACTCGGATATAAGCATCATCGCTAACAACGTGGTCTTTCAAACTTACTCTTGATTGGAATTATAATTGTAGAAAACAGCTGGTAGTTTTCAAGATACATTTCAATTTAGAGTTCCTATGACTAAAGGGTTTCCATTCTTTTTTTCAGCCCCGTTGAAGTATTCgatcttttttcaaaatcctgGGGAGAATCGCCAAACATAAAAGCATTTATGCTTGACACTTAATGAAAAGCTTGTTTATTGGTGCTCTTTCTAATTCTAGTCGTTGTGAGTGACTTCTGTAAGACggcttattatttatttatgggTAGAACGGACAGCTTAAAGATTATTGTTTCTATGTCGATAATGTTGTATtaagttgcttttttttcGTCAAGCTGTAGTTTGGTTTGGAATAGTATATAGTTTTGATAGCTATTTGTTATGATTTTCTTCTGGTATGTCAAGTTTCAAGTATTTATAATGTGTTATGCCCAAGACTTTCAATGCACATACCACACAAGCCATTCAATTTATCAAAGAGTCTGTCTTCCTCTGTGATGCTCTTTAATTTTGTGCACATCGCTTTTCTGATAAGATAATTTTGAGAAATATACATGAACAGCTATAGTAAATGGAATACACTTAATTCAAGTTTCCATTACTTTAAGTAAATACTATTACCATATGCCACAAAGCACAAAGGAACATGAATTTATCAAAGGGATTTCCATAAAATAATTCTAGATAAAATCATGTTCTTTGGCTATTTGAATAAATGCTGACTGTGCCTTGATCTCCTCCGTGTCAGAGTTCATTTCTTTGCCTACAGATCTCACAGAGATCTATTCTatatttttgtcaattttttgGTTCAATGTTGATATTTTCTCGGCAATGGTGCTTATTGTGTAATAAGGTGTTTTTTATCACccatttaataaaataattgcTTGTTTTTCTATGACCTAAGACATTATTGGTTATGTTTCTACAGCTATAAATAACTTTCTTTTCACAATCCAATATTTACATAAACTCAAGGTTCATTTATACCCAAaatgagggaggggggattcTTTTGAAATTTGCCAAAGGAAAATTGATTTGCCCTGCCTCAAATAGGGAATCTTGGTTCCTCCTTGGTTTATAGCTTTTTTACTTTCTGAACTAGATAATTTGTCCCTTTCATGATTTGCAATAAACCAAAAAGCCTATTTACAAACCACAGGAATCAACCCTTACTTAACTCTTTGCTTATATTTTCACTAATGTTACATGACTGGTCATTATAGAGCTCTTGGTATAGACTCGGCCTGCAAGAACCAGGCTGATGCTGACGATGACTCCGGACAAGGAGGCACTCCCCTAAATGGCTTCCTTGATGGTAAGTTATTAAATACTTTAGTCCTTTGGTTCCGGGAACATCAGTATTTCGAGCATATCAATTTCCTGGTGTCAAACAAGGCATCCAACACAGCAATATACTAGATTATACTGCACCTGCTTCAATACTTTGAACCCTTTACTGAATATATTCTTTACTGAATatcttttctatttttctaGGTTTTCAGACCATCAATTCAGCACAAGCTGTTTTTCTACCTGTTGGGGCGTCTTTCTCCCTTCTCGttatgtttttcttctttgatACACTTCAGTTCTTCTTTGCACTCTGCACAGCAGGTAAAATATTGATGGTACACTGATAGATCTTCCTATAAAAGGAATTATTAGGATTATTAGGATAGGTAACAAGGACTTAAAAATGTGTCATAGATAATTGATCCTTGGCATCCTTTGTGAGAACGGGGTGCCTCATTAAAAAGCCCCTCCCCTGGATCTGTCACCAACTATACTACACGCGCACCAACTATACTACACGCACACACCTACTATACTACACGCACACACCAACTATACTACACAGACACACCTATTATACTACACGTGCACACCTACTATACTACACGTGCACACCTACTATACTACACGCGCACACCTACTATACTACACATGCACACCTACTGTACTACACACGCACACCTATTATACTACACACACAAACCTACTGTACTACACGCGCACACCTATTATACTACATGAGCACACCTATTATACTACACACACAAACCTACTGTACTACACGCGCACACCTACTATactacacacacacaccaacTATACTACACGCGCACACCTATTATACTACATGCGCACACCTATTATACTACACACACAAACCTACTGTACTACACGCGCACACCTACTATACTACATGCGCACACCTACTGTACTACATGCACACACCAACTATACTACACTCGCACACCTACTGTACTACATGCACACACCTACTATACTACACACGCACACCTATTATACTACACGCGCGCACCTACTGTACTACACATGCACACCAACTATACTACACGCGCACACCAACTATTCTACACGCACACCTATTGTACTACACGCGCACACCTACTGTACTACACGCGCACACCTACTGTACTACATGCGCACACCTACTGTACTACATGCGCACACCTACTGTACTACACGCGCACACCTACTGTACTACATGCGCACACCTACTGTTCTACACATGCACACCTACTGTGATACACATTTTATAGGTGCCACATTTTCTTAGCTGATTTGGTGTTAactgatttttgtttttgtcttatGCAGTTCTCGCTACAGTGGCCTTTtcatttcttcttcttcctgtCTGCCAGTGCATACTCCGGCCATGTGACAAGAACCCCAATCACAAGTTAGTAGCATTCCAGAGATTTACACTATTCAAATAGTTTCCATTTAGACCATTGCTTACTGTCACAGTGGCTACACCTAGTTTTCTATTCTCTCAATCCTTATAGTTTGTGATATTTACAGTACCTGATTACAACAGTGTCTCATTTTTTCTAATGATAGAAATTCTTATTCCAGGATCTCCCTTGGTTTCTGTGGCCGGTTCACTTGTGCTGAGCTCATGTCTCTTGTGCTGTCTGCCatgttagttcttgtgtggaTTCTGACGGGTCATTGGGTCCTCATGGATGGTGGGTATTGTGGAGTATTTTGCTTACAGACCAGGAAAAGGTTGTCCATCTAAAAGTGCATTTCCAATGTTAGAGATGTCACATCCTATTTCCATGAGTAGAATATCAGTTGTGTTACATTTGTGTTGTCTGTTTGAACTGTTATTAAAAATGTTTAGTTTGAGCCCTGGAGTGGCGTCATTAATTTTCTTTGTTCTATTTGAAGCGCTGGCAATGGGCCTTTGTGTGTCTATGATTGCTTACATTCGTCTCCCAAGTCTGAAAGTTTCCACTTTACTACTTACTGGTCTGCTGATCTATGATGTATTTTGGGTAAGTGTTAAATAGAGAATTCATAGAATTATAGCAACCCTAAATATAGCTTTGGATAAATGTAAAAACTGATTTTGGCTGTTTGAGATAagcattttcttcttttttagcAGGTTTTTAAACACTAAAAATCCCCTGTATTTGCAATTTTAACATCGACCTTAACACGTTTAGCTACTTTGTAATATTGATGTGTTCATTATTTCTTCAAGGTGTTTTTCTCTGCTTATATATTTAAAACTAATGTGATGGTGAGAGTAGCAACCCAGCAGGCAAATAATCCAGTAAGTAATCCAGTAAGTAACTCGtcctttttaaataaataaatcctCTTTGTTGTTTCTACAGTAACTTATCTGTTTGTTCCTATTTTCAGGTTGCATATGTAGCCAGTAAATTCAGAATGAACTCATTCAATTCTTCTCCCCAAATCTCTCTGCCAGGAAAGCTTGTATTCCCAAGGTAAATTCTCCTTCCACTTTCTTCGCCCTTATGGCAATTACTCATGTGATGTTATCCCTTGTTTTTTAAAGTCAAGAACGTGGGCGATTCTCAATGTTGGGCCTTGGAGATATAGTAAGTACAGGCTTGGTTATTCTTTGTGTCTGTGCCCttcaaaacaaatataaaaaccTCCCTAGCAATGTTGGAGAGTTTTGTGTGTGATGCCTGTCATCTCCTATTAGTATTTTTAACACATAATTTATTTTGTCACCTTTCTCACATTTTGGGAATTGCTTAATTGTCATACTATCGCAATGTGATTGGCTTAGAGTTAGTAATGTTACACAATGTGATTGGCCTAGAgtgattaacccattgactcctggctatttttgagctgaatttacaaaaaaaaacaggctggaaacagatacctcccccctattctgggttttatacagcccatcaaagtcaaacacagctgcacctagtcagcggtatcctagctttccaacagtgctttgcagtccccacttttaatcccttgtcgttgtgctgaagcgagcacaacttgatggttgcttgtatttttcataaaaaatacagctatgagcatattaggagagtgtcttaggacatcatgaagtcttttggggcataattgagtgctttgcttaatggatatttatttgcaagcaaaggtggattcatgatgattttttcttgttaggctttgcctggatgagaaaataattttctaatgaataaccacagctctcctaaatgctgtcttttctgaaaccaaattgattacaaaattgtttacactgctattctgggtctgtatgacctggaattgatttgttcgGCTTCATGGTGTCACACAATGTGATTGGCTTAGAGTAAATAACGTCACACAATGTGATTGGCTTAGAGTAAATAATGTCACACAATGTGATTGGCTTAGAGTAAATAACGTCACACAATGTGATTGGCTTAGAGTAAATAACGTCACACAATGTGATTG from the Nematostella vectensis chromosome 4, jaNemVect1.1, whole genome shotgun sequence genome contains:
- the LOC5503941 gene encoding signal peptide peptidase-like 3 isoform X1, whose amino-acid sequence is MEQETGHQWFYLLLDSSRILTIVISILLIIYGSFRALGIDSACKNQADADDDSGQGGTPLNGFLDGFQTINSAQAVFLPVGASFSLLVMFFFFDTLQFFFALCTAVLATVAFSFLLLPVCQCILRPCDKNPNHKISLGFCGRFTCAELMSLVLSAMLVLVWILTGHWVLMDALAMGLCVSMIAYIRLPSLKVSTLLLTGLLIYDVFWVFFSAYIFKTNVMVRVATQQANNPVSNPVAYVASKFRMNSFNSSPQISLPGKLVFPSQERGRFSMLGLGDIVMPGLLLCFVMRYDKYKRQQAPPTDTESRITYFHCSLVGYIVGLVTATVASEVYKAAQPALLYLVPFTLLPILLMAYLKGDLRKMWQDPFLANALPKAKFMEV
- the LOC5503941 gene encoding signal peptide peptidase-like 3 isoform X2, which produces MEQETGHQWFYLLLDSSRILTIVISILLIIYGSFRALGIDSACKNQADADDDSGQGGTPLNGFLDGFQTINSAQAVFLPVGASFSLLVMFFFFDTLQFFFALCTAVLATVAFSFLLLPVCQCILRPCDKNPNHKISLGFCGRFTCAELMSLVLSAMLVLVWILTGHWVLMDALAMGLCVSMIAYIRLPSLKVSTLLLTGLLIYDVFWVFFSAYIFKTNVMVRVATQQANNPVAYVASKFRMNSFNSSPQISLPGKLVFPSQERGRFSMLGLGDIVMPGLLLCFVMRYDKYKRQQAPPTDTESRITYFHCSLVGYIVGLVTATVASEVYKAAQPALLYLVPFTLLPILLMAYLKGDLRKMWQDPFLANALPKAKFMEV